The following proteins are co-located in the Apium graveolens cultivar Ventura chromosome 5, ASM990537v1, whole genome shotgun sequence genome:
- the LOC141723983 gene encoding uncharacterized protein LOC141723983: MGGSGGNNGAVPPLASLPEPQYSTAKISVWWDIENCQVPKGCDPHSIAQNIASALVKMNYGGAVSISAYGDTNRIPAYVQQALNSTGIALNHVPAGVKDASDKKILVDMLFWAVDNSAPANYLLISGDRDFSNALHQLRMRRYNILLAQPQRASAPLQAAARSVWLWTTLLAGGPPVTNVESLPVGNGYGHKPNNDHLRIPVTESFQASQPVETFYESAHSVNQRFSSVGRGTNDVKHKGKQLRKISSQPSIPRTSGSPVGFHDDHNNTNSYQPEYSHPKQGSQELAGVYNSQESVGLATSNCFPANPESSWTHSTNFPKSYQEHLLLPARPSNFTMPPASAFPPGNLFPPNHHSRPPHLMPPRWDGPSANSASLLNLPDIGKLNLSEYPSRDYNPLVSQSWKGGQLNQNSTVEAPNQVNTNSPVKGHITNNSSQFLHETQKNRYPSGSLEFLHPSSSAIVTSNVSGSGVWGTPGCPRPSEYIQGLIGMILLTLNTLKSEKMMPTEANITDCIRYGDVRHRSTDVKKALDSAVEQQLVVKQNIGASQLYVGKNEKLWQCVNPIGANTKEYPKATWDELHSFLKSSAGRSVITASNCKYEAATIIKSLCLKDRSLGEILQILYMAINIKKWIIHHQSGWQPIKITLAETNPDSGC; encoded by the exons ATGGGCGGTTCCGGCGGAAACAACGGCGCTGTTCCCCCACTCGCTTCCTTACCGGAACCGCAGTACTCTACGGCTAAAATATCGGTGTGGTGGGACATAGAGAACTGTCAAGTTCCAAAAGGCTGCGATCCACACTCGATCGCTCAAAACATCGCATCGGCGTTGGTCAAAATGAATTATGGCGGCGCTGTTTCCATTTCTGCTTACGGCGATACTAATCGGATTCCGGCTTATGTTCAACAGGCTCTTAATAGCACTGGCATCGCTTTAAATCACGTTCCTGCAG GTGTTAAAGATGCCAGCGACAAAAAAATTCTAGTAGACATGTTATTTTGGGCGGTGGATAATTCTGCTCCTGCTAATTATTTATTGATATCTGGTGATCGAGACTTCTCGAATGCTCTCCACCAATTGCGCATGCGTAGGTATAATATCCTTCTAGCACAGCCTCAAAGAGCATCTGCACCACTTCAGGCAGCTGCAAGGAGTGTATGGCTGTGGACGACTCTTTTAGCTGGGGGACCACCCGTAACAAATGTCGAGTCATTGCCGGTGGGGAATGGCTATGGTCATAAGCCCAATAATGATCATCTAAGAATTCCAGTTACCGAATCTTTCCAGGCAAGCCAACCCGTGGAAACATTTTATGAAAGTGCCCACTCTGTAAACCAGAGGTTTTCAAGCGTGGGAAGGGGTACAAATGATGTCAAACATAAAGGAAAACAATTACGGAAAATTTCGAGTCAACCTAGTATACCAAGAACTTCAGGCTCACCTGTAGGATTTCATGATGATCATAACAACACAAACTCCTATCAACCTGAATATTCACACCCTAAGCAGGGTTCTCAAGAGTTAGCAGGCGTCTATAATAGCCAAGAATCTGTTGGTTTAGCTACCTCAAATTGTTTTCCTGCCAATCCCGAGTCTTCTTGGACCCATTCTACTAACTTCCCGAAATCCTACCAAGAACATCTCTTACTGCCAGCAAGACCGAGTAACTTTACAATGCCGCCTGCATCTGCCTTTCCGCCAGGCAATCTGTTTCCTCCCAATCATCACAGTAGGCCTCCTCATTTGATGCCTCCCAGATGGGATGGACCAAGCGCTAACTCTGCCTCACTGTTAAATTTACCTGATATTGGAAAGCTAAACCTTTCAGAATACCCCAGCAGGGACTACAATCCGTTGGTTTCTCAGTCATGGAAAGGAGGACAATTGAATCAAAATTCTACAGTAGAAGCTCCTAATCAAGTAAACACAAACAGTCCTGTTAAGGGACATATAACCAACAACTCATCTCAATTTCTCCATGAAACACAGAAAAACAGGTATCCGAGTGGTTCTCTAGAATTTTTGCATCCGTCTTCTTCAGCAATAGTTACTTCTAATGTTTCTGGTAGTGGTGTTTGGGGAACCCCAGGATGCCCGAGACCTTCTGAATATATACAAGGTCTTATTGGGATGATTTTGCTTACCCTTAACACCCTAAAAAGTGAAAAGATGATGCCAACTGAAGCAAATATAACGGACTGCATACGTTATGGAGATGTTAGGCACCGCAGTACTGATGTTAAAAAAGCACTCGATAGTGCCGTAGAACAGCAACTCGTAGTAAAGCAAAATATAGGTGCTTCACAGTTGTATGTTGGTAAGAATGAGAAATTGTGGCAATGTGTGAACCCTATAGGTGCTAATACTAAGGAATATCCGAAAGCAACGTGGGATGAATTGCATAGTTTTCTTAAATCATCAGCTGGGCGATCTGTGATAACAGCTTCCAATTGCAA GTATGAAGCAGCTACTATTATTAAAAGTTTGTGCTTGAAGGACCGTTCTTTAGGTGAAATTCTTCAAATTCTATACATGGCAATTAACATAAAGAAGTGGATTATACATCATCAGTCTGGATGGCAACCAATTAAGATCACTCTTGCAGAGACCAACCCTGATTCAGGGTGTTAA